A region from the Salicibibacter cibarius genome encodes:
- a CDS encoding universal stress protein, whose product MYKKILVAVDGSVQSEQALDKAIQLAKLHGASLAIAHVVDIRNFYTQDYTPQSLYDETEKKAKQMLQEYKAKADDEGVKDVETLLSSGNPRNQLTGKLLAENDVDLLVTGSTGRNAFERMLIGSVAEACVRHASCDVVTVRSALT is encoded by the coding sequence ATGTATAAAAAAATTTTAGTTGCTGTGGATGGATCAGTACAGTCCGAACAAGCGTTGGATAAAGCCATTCAATTGGCAAAACTCCACGGTGCTTCTCTGGCAATCGCGCATGTTGTTGATATTCGAAATTTCTACACGCAGGATTATACCCCACAATCATTGTACGATGAAACAGAAAAGAAAGCGAAACAAATGCTACAAGAATATAAAGCAAAAGCCGATGATGAAGGGGTGAAAGATGTAGAAACATTGTTGAGTTCCGGAAATCCGCGCAATCAATTAACCGGAAAACTATTGGCTGAAAATGATGTCGACTTATTAGTAACCGGTTCCACCGGCCGCAATGCCTTTGAACGAATGCTCATTGGCAGTGTGGCAGAAGCCTGTGTGCGACACGCATCTTGTGATGTAGTGACGGTGAGAAGTGCGCTCACATAA